The Oncorhynchus nerka isolate Pitt River linkage group LG3, Oner_Uvic_2.0, whole genome shotgun sequence genome includes the window AAGTAAACAATTCCCAGAATCTAATAGGCTATAGGCTGCAACAGGTTACCTCTTATTTAGCCTAGATTTATTTAGTAGGCGATTTACATACCAGTCGTACAGGTTTAAACTTTCTATCGCCTGTATATGGTCTAAATGAACAAAAACCTACATTTTAATCTCATAATGAACTATTAATAAATCTCATCTTAAACAAATACCTACTTTCACTTTTGTCTATCCAGCTACCTGGTTGTTGTCCTCCTTGTCTACAATGATGCCAAAATCCTTCGAAACCAGGGATTTTACTCAGGCAACACCTGTTTCCATGCTGGTGTAATTTCACCATCATAACCTTTTTTTAAATTTCTCTTTTTACATTAGTCATTTTTAAGTGAGCTATGGGGTCAGGGAAATGAACATGGCAACATATTGTTGCCTGGTTGAAGGGAATATAAGCTCTGCATGCTGAAACATTTAGGAATGTTCAGCACCACACACAGGCTTACTAATGGAAAGTTCCCTGCTCTACTCTCTCGTGGCGTGGCTGGTAGCCTGGCTATGTCTGCCTCACCGCTAACATAGCCTAATGGGATTCGCAACATAATTCAACACAAGGATTCCtggatttgtaaaaaaaaatatatatatatatatatatatatatattaattgaAAATGTTTACAACCCGAAATATAATTGTTCTGAACTGCCAGCCAACCCACGAGTTGAAAGAATGTTTTCATTCCACCTGCCAGTGAATTAttctttttaatgtattttttaaatttttttaggGTCAACTGTTGGTATTTGACCTGATGCAAGACCATAGCGGGTCGTCAATCCCCCCCCAGTTATGTTTGTGACATCATCGTTATTTGTACCTTTTGTTCCCAGAGGTCTGCAGTCAGCAGGATCGCTGGATCCCCCGGTGGACATCATGTGGCGGTGCAGTGTGAGAGGTCGGTGCATATATCAGTAGTTGACAGTGTACTgtgcacatatatatatatgacccTAGCTATGTAGatcagtggagtgtgtgtgtgtgtaacctgtgacAAAATATTTGTCCTGTGTTTTCCAGAGTTCCCTCGGTGCAGTTGTTTGGGATGGAGCAAGGGACAGAGGAGCGACTGATGCCCTCCAGCAGGTTGACCCTACCTCACTGTCCTCTGGATTTGACCTTTGACCCCCAGGGTCGGCTCTGGGTCCTGCTGGATAGCCGAGAGACGCCGTTCCtcgtgtacacacacacgcaagacAGCTGGCAGGTACTGCTGTTCGTTGACAACAccgtagtaccctccaagctcatctcACACAACAGTATACTGTTCTTTATTTAGCAAACAAACACACCAGGGTTTGTGTTTTAGCCCTTATGTTGCCACTGGGgtgttttgttctctctctctctctgcagtgcgaCAATGAAAGCCCAGAGATGAAAAGAGTGACGGAGGCCCTTCAGCCGCATTGGGAGGCACTTCAGGGTGAGTCATCACACATACGGCACAACACTGTGCCCTCACATTACCCATCATCCTCCTCACTCAGTAAAGAGTAGTTCTAACCTGGGATGTTTATGCACTTGGCTTCATGTCTGCCTCCTCCATGTTCCCCTGAGCCAAGTAGTCAAGACTACCAGGAGACTTTACATGTAGTTTTTTACTGTTATTTAGTGGATGCTCAGAGATACCTGCAACAACCTTGGATCGAGGCTTAGAACAAAGGGGTTTGATTTGATATTCTAATAGTAATCCACCACCTGAATGAACTGTGCTAGAATTTCTTTCGCTGTCTCTGACCCTGCTcctccctcctgtttctcctcacAACAGTCTCAGCGGGGTTAGAGAGCCGGTTCCAACACCTGTACAAGGGCAACTTTGACAACATGGCGTCCTACAGAGAGAAGAAACAGCAGAGGCTCCAACAGCAGAATGAACAAGGAGGCAAAAAGAGAGGACCAGGGAAGGGACAGCAGTCCAACGGAGCCAGTAAAAAAGCCAAGAAAGGCAACCAGCCTGGGCCAGTGACCAAAGCCTCGAGCTGAAACGGATAGGACAGACCGATTCTATATTttggtttaaaaaggcttctttCTGTTGTTGTTTGGAGACGGATAGACTAACCGTTTGAGTTGTGTAAATTTATTATGATTTGTGATTTACAGAGAATtagccatttcttcttctttatttttaaataaaaaatgatgaCTGACCGTTTGATGCTTAAGTGTCTCTTGCGCTCCACTAAATGTATAGTCCTCTCCAATTGAACAAGAGCCAAGCACTGTGTAGTGTCGTACCCTGACCATTGGggattatcttggtaaaagaGAAACGCTTACTAACAAGTCCTTCCACTGTCAGAAAGTTGCATATCTGACCCAATTCAGGATCGGGGGCGTTTGATTACATTTCCTACTTCACTTCAATAAATACTTCCTTGAACATTAACTTTCATATGCCTTAATTACCAATTTATACAGAGTCTGCATACGAATAAAAAGTTTAAATTATGAGCCTAATTTAGCCGAGGAAGCACTGCGCTATTTAATGAGAAAGGCAGGACCCGTGATTGGCTGAGATGTCTCCAAAGTAGGAGAACAAGTTTTGATCAAATTTGAGGTAAAAATGTCCCCTTGCATTAAAAGGCTTGAGGTGTTTCAACAACATCCTATTGTTTTTGTAAGGTTCACTGACAGCTCTTCAAACCTTCAGAAGTAAACAGGGATGACTACTTGTTGCTCACCATCCATTCAGTCTGGCTTAATCACATGAACCATAACGTCTCCACAGGTAAGAATACTCAGTAAACACTGCTGGGTAGAATTTATATACTGAACGATTTTACTGCATTACAGTTTatacaaggaaatcagtcaattgaaataaattcgttaagccttaatctatggatttcacatgactgggcaggggtggagccatgggtgggcccactcagaatacattttttttcacAAAAGTGCTTTATTACAAATATAAacattcatcagctgtccgggtggctggtctcagacaatcccgcaggtgaagaagccggatgtggaggtcctgggctggcgtggttacatgtggtctgtggttgaggccgGTTCAACGTACTGCTTGTGGTAGAGACATGAACATCACAATCTCTGGCAAtagcatgctccctcaacttgagacatctgtggcattgtgttgggtgacaaaactgcacattttagagtggccttttattgtccccagcacaaggtgcacctgtgtaatgatcatgctgtttaaatcagcttcctgatatgccacacctgtcaggtggatggattatcttggtaaaagaGAAACGCTTActagcagggatgtaaacaaatttggccacaaaattggagagaaataagctttttgtgcatatggaaaatttctgggattgggaacaacactttacatgttgcgtttctatttttgttcaatatagtcTAAAACGCAAACAGTCCACATAAAAGGTTATAtttaaaataaacatttatttttgtaGGAAACAAAGGCAACAAAAAAATCTGTACattctgaagaaaaaaaaacatttaaaaacaaaaaaggCAAAGACATAGAATCAAAATATCGTTCACTGAAGTAGTCCGTGCTGTTCAAGTGGACATTTCCTGATATAAGCTTTGGATTGTCCATCCAGACAGGCTTGGTCGGTTTCCCCTCTTCCTCAGAATGCCATACTGACTCGTCTCCACCATAGGACGAGCTGAAATAGAGGAACATACGTTAACATTTAAACACCACACCCATCTTGTTTATAGAAGACATTCAATGCAGCCAGTCAAAACACCTACCTTCGAGCTCTCATTTCTTCTTCCCCATAGTCAGGTTCTcacttttttttttctccaccTGAAGGAGAGAGAAATTCGCAGCACTGTTCCAGTCACTGCTACACAGAAGATCATGCTGACGTGTCCTCAAAGAAaacaatcaaacacacacaaatatatcGGACCTCATTCATGGCATCGTCAATCTGCTTGAGCTCCTCGTATCTGTCTCGTGACTCTCTCAGAGGCTGGATCATCACTTCGTCAATCTGAGggaacagctgagagagagacaagaggccGGTTTTTATAGTCATCGTCACAGGTCGTATTCTCATTTTACAGTCCCATTCATCCGTCGCTCACCTTCATTACGGTCTCAAACATGGGGATGAGGACGAACTTGATGAATCCGATCTGGGCGGTGGGTTTGGTGACCTTTTCTCTGTCCATGAAGGGGGCTACAGGCAGactctctgccttctccctgtCACTCTGATGAAataatggagaagagagagaaagttcAGTGCAATCCTTCACTTTTAATACAAAACGGCACATACATGGGGTCCGGAATTATTAGATCCCTTGATAACGAtgattaaaaaatatttaaaaatcagcaggttttcatcagatatctctctgtactttgctccgttcatctttccctcaatcctgacaagtctcccagtccctgccaccaccatgcttcaccgtagggatggtgccaggtgtcctccagacgtgacgcttggtattcaggccaaagagttcaatcttggtttcatcagactagagaatcttgtttctcatggtctgagagtcctttaggtgccttttggtaaactccaagcgggctgtcatgtgccttttactgaggagtggcttccgtttggccactctaccataaatgcctgattggtggagtgctgcagagatggttgtccttctggaagggtctcccatctccacagaggaactctggagctctgtcagtgtgaccaccgggttcttggtcacctctctgaccaaggcccttctcccccgattgctcagtttggccgggtggacagctccaggaagaggcttggtggttccaaacttcttccatttaagaattatggaggtcactgtgttcttgggaaacttcaatactgcagaaatgttttggtacccttccccagatctgcgcctcaacacaatcctgtctcggagctctacggacaattccttcgacctcatggcttggtttgtgctctgacatgcactgtcaactgtgggaccttatatagacaggtgtgtgcctttccaaataatgtccaatcaattgaatttaccacaggtggactccaagttgtagaaacatctcaaggatgatcaatggaaacaggatgcacctgagatcaatttcgagtctcataagcaaagggtctgaatacttatgtaaataaagtatttatttttgttttgtttatacatttgcaaacatttctaaaaaaactgttttcaatttgtctttatgggggtattgtgtgtagattgatgaggattttatttgatacattttagaataaggctgtaatgtaacaaaatgtggaaaaagtcaaggggtctgaatactttccgaaggcactgtatatggggctttacactgtatgctatgtactgtataaaaacacatATACAGCACATATGGGGCTTTACACTGTAGGCtatgtactgtataaaaacacatATACAGCACATATGGGGCTTTACACTGTAGGCtatgtactgtataaaaacacatATACAGCACATATGGGGCTTTACACTGTAGGCTATGTACTGTATAAAAACGCATATACAGCACATATGGGGCTTTACATACCTGCATGAAGTACTCCTCCAGCAGACAGTCAACCCAGGGCTCAGCCACCTCCATGGGCCGCACCTCGTTAGAGATGTCACAGCACTTAATTAGCACCATCTTCAGCTAGGTTACACAGAGCAGAGTTTAATATAGGGAGGGGGTCTACCAGATGGCCCACATAAATAGCAGCAGAAAGGACTAGCAAACACACCTAGGGAAGTTGTAAATATAGTATTACTGCATAGGGCAGTAGAACAAATACACCGATTTGCACAAACTGTAAGGTAGTGGAAAATATGTCTTCTAGGGGCAAATACATAGTCATGTGTATCCTTACACAAGTGACATGCTCTTCATCACTGAAGTCAAAGCGGTCCACTTTATGCTTGAATGAGTCCAGTATCTCGCCATGTCGTGCCATGTCTGTGGCCAGGATCAGTGTGATGATTccctaagacagagagagagatcagtgtgATGATTCcctaagacagacagagagagagatcagtgtgATGATTCcctaagacagacagagagagagatcagtgtgATGATTCCCTAAGACAGAGATCAGTGTGATGATTccctaagacagagagagagatcagtgtgATGATTttctaagacagagagagagatcagtgtgATGATTcccaaagacagacagagagagagatcagtgtgATGATTCcctaagacagacagagagagagatcaatgtgATGATTCcctaagacagacagagagagagatcagtgtgATGATTCcctaagacagacagagagagagatcagtgtgATGATTCcctaagacagacagagagagatcagtgtGATGATTCcctaagacagacagagagatcagtGTGATGATTCcctaagacagacagagagagagatcagtgtgATGATTCcctaagacagacagagagagatcagtgtGATGATTccctaagacagagagagagatcagtgtgATGATTccctaagacagagagagagatcagtgtgATGATTCcctaagacagagacagagatcagtgtgATGATTccctaagacagagagagagagagatcagtgtgATGATTccctaagacagagagagatcagtgtGATGATTCCCTAAGACAGAGATACAGATcaacacgcacgcagacacacacactcctaccccCTACCTGACGAATCTGTTTGAAGGCCTCAGCATCGAAGGTGGAGAAGATGTTGCAGTCAGGCTGAGAGAAGATCTGGAAGGCCACGGCACAGTGATGATTCTCCAgaggagagatgtcattgtagCGTACCGCAAGCTCCGTCCGTGCGTTTATCTggtacctgagagagagagaattagtctCACAGGGCCATGCTTTCAAATCCCTTCTTGAATGAAACCTGGGTGTCTAGTTTCATTGAATTAGTATAGACAGACTGTGTACAGTTTCATTGAATTAGTATAGACAGACTGTATAGTTTCATTGAAATCGGATGGCCAGACTGTGTCTAGTTTCATTGAAATCGGATGGCCAGACTGTGTCTAGTTTCATTGAATTCGAATGGCCAGACTGTGTCTAGTTTCATTGAATTCGGATGGCCAGACTGTGTCTAGTTTCATTGAATTCGGATGGCCAGACTGTGTCTAGTTTCATTGAATTCGGATGGCCAGACTGTGTCTAGTTTCATTGAATTCGGATGGCCAGACTGTGTCTAGTTTCATTGAATTCGGATGGCCAGACTGTGTCTAGTTTCATTGAATTCGGATGGCCAGACTGTGTCTAGTTTCATTGAATTCGGATGGCCAGACTGTGTCTAGTTTCATTGAATTCGGATGGCCAGACTGTGTCTAGTTTCATTGAATTCGGATGGCCAGACTGTGTCTAGTTTCATTGAATTCGGATGGCCAGACTGTGTCTAGTTTCATTGAATTCGGATGGCCAGACTGTGTCTAGTTTCATTGAATTCGGATGGCCAGACTGTGTCTAGTTTCATTGAATTCGGATGGCCAGACTGTGTCTAGTTTCATTGAATTCGGATGGCCAGACTGTGTCTAGTTTCATTGAATTCGGATGGCCAGACTGTGTCTAGTTTCATTGAATTCGGATGGCCAGACTGTGTCTAGTTTCATTGAATTCGGATGGCCAGACTGTGTATAGTTTCATTGAATTCGGATGGCCAGACTGTGTCTAGTTTCATTGAATTCGGATGGCCAGACTGTGTCTAGTTTCATTGAATTCGGATGGCCAGAtggcagggatagagagaggagagaagtcttACGTGTTGTTGTACCCTGGGTGCTGCAGATCGTGGCACACTGCAGCTGTCATCAGAATCAGAATGTCCACCTGGGTGAATATCTCCTGGGAGACACACAACACAGGCTCATTACGTCAATGAATGGGCCATCTGTGtactgtgcgtgcgtgtgtgtgtgtgtgggtgtgtgcgtgtgggtgtgtgtgtgtgcgcgtgcgggtgggtgtgggtgttttCCCAGCATGCAAGTTTGCACAGGTAGGTAAATCCGTgttcgtgtgagtgtgtgtgtgtgagagagatctcATTAGCACGTCTTTAACATGGCCGCCTCATAATCACTCATTATAGCCTTTGATGATAAATAAACCTCTCATGAATGGATGACAGAGCGTCTCCAAGGGAGTAGAATTTCTCTTCCAAACTCGTCTCTCagcgtctctctctcactctctctctctctcctcttcaagaAAAAAACGATTCCTCCTCAccaatctctctttctcatcaCTCCAGTATTATTGATGCCCTTTTATAGAGCTGAGGTTTATAGTCTTACTGTTGAATTACTGAATTATTACTGTGGAAT containing:
- the LOC115113630 gene encoding high affinity cGMP-specific 3',5'-cyclic phosphodiesterase 9A-like isoform X1; amino-acid sequence: MLEKRVEGMKVVEKCDSDIKKLREEMASMNNSSNFLDDKKKLTPRRDVPSYPKYHLSQETVEALRHPTFDVWQWEPNEMLSCLEHMYNDLDLVKGFNMNPITLKSWLLCIHDNYQVNPFHNFRHCFCVTQMMYSMICLCSLQEIFTQVDILILMTAAVCHDLQHPGYNNTYQINARTELAVRYNDISPLENHHCAVAFQIFSQPDCNIFSTFDAEAFKQIRQGIITLILATDMARHGEILDSFKHKVDRFDFSDEEHVTCLKMVLIKCCDISNEVRPMEVAEPWVDCLLEEYFMQSDREKAESLPVAPFMDREKVTKPTAQIGFIKFVLIPMFETVMKLFPQIDEVMIQPLRESRDRYEELKQIDDAMNEVEKKKSENLTMGKKK
- the LOC115113630 gene encoding high affinity cGMP-specific 3',5'-cyclic phosphodiesterase 9A-like isoform X2 yields the protein MLEKRVEGMKVVEKCDSDIKKLREEMASMNNSNFLDDKKKLTPRRDVPSYPKYHLSQETVEALRHPTFDVWQWEPNEMLSCLEHMYNDLDLVKGFNMNPITLKSWLLCIHDNYQVNPFHNFRHCFCVTQMMYSMICLCSLQEIFTQVDILILMTAAVCHDLQHPGYNNTYQINARTELAVRYNDISPLENHHCAVAFQIFSQPDCNIFSTFDAEAFKQIRQGIITLILATDMARHGEILDSFKHKVDRFDFSDEEHVTCLKMVLIKCCDISNEVRPMEVAEPWVDCLLEEYFMQSDREKAESLPVAPFMDREKVTKPTAQIGFIKFVLIPMFETVMKLFPQIDEVMIQPLRESRDRYEELKQIDDAMNEVEKKKSENLTMGKKK